One part of the Syngnathus acus chromosome 17, fSynAcu1.2, whole genome shotgun sequence genome encodes these proteins:
- the LOC119137073 gene encoding uncharacterized protein LOC119137073 isoform X1, which translates to MNRYGDLDLDLECDEGDVTYFVPLEFQQKAALFGGMFKRSSKSSEPQDNLSVSSELSKSNDSLNDNKDKGGMFKGMFKKQPKLSKEPQEVALSQHIPELSASNDSLDDSKPSKDKSGMMSGILKKTPKRGHARRPSQDLLDIDMSASNNNVNDNAKAAVSQHNPEHSASNGIFDKSKQGKDQSGVMLKKTPKRGHARRPSQDLLDIDLSAKQNNVNDNTKESSGMFSGMFKKRTQSQDDLSENNEQSESSNNLVVNNNNSKESSGMFSGMFKKSPKLVKEKSQDDLSQSSELSASSENLFEGGTKEKGGLFSGMFKKPKHTSATRTQSQEDLTATGKLSSSSDNLAEKTWKEKSLGSKEHLMEKPKVKQNGFSAMMKNAFNYDKTEKENSDADVTEETSDTSENQTNHKQSKLAGAMNKLNPFRSEKDKESDSSDDDTPVAGDKLSSHKQNAMMGAMSKLNPFKSANKKDVEEPLEETDQQVEGKQKLKNSAVDRERKQRSETPPLPHGPTREEKTQVPVKAQAKAFEDAKDDKVMASQGRADKEAPKVPPRKPSVEELRSKAANTVVPEQGNQNQSQSDEEFLKEEDGGGGGQGNEVTPVEAKKKPKRYNPFNPRAAAKPPSYDEVLKDEAAGEAEEKSKENPKEEDGTNKPEEVKVKKPKRHNPFMPRVKNKMTQRRDEEAENEGGNRGLFERLEEFRIDPSQPEDRQDMDGLMEWWNNVESWEDTPQEDDMTDKEEAKAFAVTAEKVQKGIRVFNKLFSDRAESLWQHVINLNSMADGLDKFNKNTKIAQITGGSTSAIGGVATIAGLALAPVTFGTSLIVTAVGLGVATAGGLTSAGASISNQVNNSMDRKKVEKIVEDYQEKMADLNKCLKFIKQGIENLRRFDLIKMKNNAYNREFPVLSSSFYEDGAMAGKAILINANEIMRVVQIANVAGSTAARAVQIASMATGVLTGLFVGMDIYFVAKDSKELKKGAKSEFAGKIREVATQLHEGLVELNSIREELQCTTAPQDENQREDDASAEKMKGGYDYDSSEEDEIDRIKKAIKKDLDNREYV; encoded by the exons ATg AATCGATACGGCGACCTTGATCTGGACTTGGAGTGCGATGAAGGAGACGTCACA TATTTTGTTCCTCTTGAGTTTCAGCAAAAAGCAGCATTGTTTGGCGGCATGTTCAAGAGATCGTCCAAATCGTCTGAACCGCAG GACAACCTGTCAGTCAGCAGTGAACTGTCAAAGAGTAACGACAGTCTGAACGACAACAAG GACAAAGGCGGCATGTTTAAGGGCATGTTCAAGAAGCAGCCTAAATTGTCCAAAGAGCCACAAGAG gtggCTCTCTCACAGCACATTCCAGAGCTTTCTGCCAGCAACGACAGCTTAGATGACAGCAAGCCATCCAAG GACAAGTCTGGCATGATGAGCGGAATACTGAAAAAAACTCCCAAACGAGGACACGCACGCAGGCCCTCGCAG GATCTTCTCGACATCGACATGTCCGCCAGCAATAACAATGTGAACGACAACGCCAAG gcagcGGTCTCACAACACAATCCAGAGCATTCAGCCAGCAATGGCATCTTCGATAAAAGCAAGCAGGGCAAG GACCAATCTGGCGTGATGCTGAAAAAAACTCCTAAACGGGGACATGCACGCAGACCCTCACAG GATCTTCTCGACATTGACCTGTCCGCCAAACAGAACAATGTGAATGACAACACCAAG GAGAGCAGCGGAATGTTCAGCgggatgtttaaaaaaagaacacaatcTCAG GATGATTTGTCTGAAAACAACGAGCAGTCTGAAAGCAGCAATAATCTGGtcgtcaacaacaacaattccaAG GAGTCATCTGGAATGTTTAGCGGGATGTTTAAAAAATCACCAAAGCTGGTAAAAGAAAAGTCTCAG GATGATTTGTCTCAATCCAGCGAGCTGTCGGCCAGCAGTGAAAACCTCTTTGAGGGTGGGACTAAG GAGAAAGGAGGACTCTTTAGCGGCATGTTCAAAAAGCCCAAACACACTTCTGCAACCAGAACACAGTCTCAG GAGGACTTGACAGCAACCGGCAAGCTGTCCTCCAGCAGCGACAATCTCGCCGAGAAGACGTGGAAGGAAAAGTCGCTAGGTTCCAAAGAACACCTGATGGAGAAGCCCAAAGTCAAGCAG AACGGCTTCAGCGCCATGATGAAGAACGCCTTCAACTATGACAAAACG GAGAAGGAGAACTCCGATGCTGATGTTACTGAGGAGACGTCAGACACCAGCGAAAACCAGACTAACCATAAACAG AGTAAGCTGGCCGGTGCCATGAACAAACTGAATCCGTTCCGGTCTGAAAAGGACAAGGAAAGTGACTCCAGTGACGATGACACACCCGTCGCCGGCGACAAATTGTCCAGCCACAAACAG AACGCCATGATGGGAGCCATGTCGAAACTGAATCCATTCAAGTCTGCCAATAAA AAAGACGTGGAAGAGCCGCTCGAAGAAACTGACCAACAAGTGGAGGGGAAACAAAAA CTCAAAAATAGCGCCGTCGACAGGGAGCGAAAGCAGAGAAGTGAAACGCCGCCACTTCCGCACGGACCTACCCGAGAG GAGAAGACACAGGTTCCTGTCAAAGCCCAGGCCAAAGCATTTGAAGACGCTAAG GACGACAAGGTCATGGCGTCCCAGGGGAGGGCAGATAAGGAAGCTCCCAAAGTTCCTCCACGCAAGCCTTCCGTGGAG GAGCTCAGGAGCAAAGCAGCCAACACAGTGGTGCCGGAGCAAGGAAACCAGAATCAG agccaatcagatgaggaGTTTCTGAAAGAAgaagacggcggcggcggcggccaggGGAATGAGGTGACCCCGGTGGAG GCCAAGAAGAAACCAAAGCGCTACAACCCGTTCAATCCACGTGCTGCTGCCAAG CCTCCAAGCTACGATGAAGTGCTGAAAGACGAAGCAGCGggagaagcagaagaaaagtCCAAAGAGAATCCAAAGGAAGAGGATGGCACCAACAAACCAGAagag gTCAAAGTCAAGAAACCCAAACGCCACAATCCCTTCATGCCTCGAGTCAAG AACAAAATGACACAGAGACGCGATGAAGAGGCTGAG AACGAGGGTGGAAACCGAGGTTTGTTTGAACGGCTGGAGGAATTCCGCATTGATCCATCGCAGCCTGAAGACAGACAG GACATGGATGGTCTTATGGAGTGGTGGAACAATGTGGAGT CTTGGGAGGACACGCCTCAGGAGGACGACATGACCGATAAAGAAGAAGCGAA GGCATTTGCGGTGACGGCGGAGAAGGTTCAGAAGGGCATCCGGGTGTTCAACAAGCTGTTCTCAGATCGCGCCGAGAGCCTTTGGCAGCACGTCATCAACCTGAACAGCATGGCCGACGGCCTGGATAAATTCAACAAGAACACCAAGATTGCCCAGATTACCGGCGGCTCCACCAGCGCCATCGGCGGCGTGGCCACCATCGCCGGCCTGGCCCTGGCGCCCGTCACCTTCGGCACCTCTCTGATCGTGACGGCCGTGGGGCTGGGCGTGGCCACGGCGGGCGGCCTCACTTCGGCCGGCGCCAGCATCTCCAACCAGGTCAACAACTCCATGGACCGCAAGAAAGTCGAGAAGATTGTGGAGGACTACCAAGAGAAGATGGCGGACCTCAACAAGTGCCTCAAGTTCATCAAGCAGGGAATCGAGAACCTGCGGCGCTTCGACCTCATCAAGATGAAGAACAACGCCTACAACCGCGAATTCCCCGTGCTCAGCAGCAGCTTCTACGAGGACGGCGCCATGGCGGGCAAAGCCATCCTTATTAACGCCAACGAGATCATGCGTGTGGTGCAGATCGCCAACGTGGCGGGCAGCACAGCCGCCCGCGCTGTTCAGATTGCCAGCATGGCCACCGGTGTCCTCACGGGTCTCTTTGTGGGGATGGACATCTACTTTGTGGCCAAGGACTCCAAGGAGCTCAAGAAGGGTGCCAAGTCTGAGTTCGCCGGCAAAATACGGGAGGTGGCTACGCAGTTGCACGAAGGCCTGGTGGAGCTCAACAGCATCCGAGAGGAGCTGCAGTGCACCACCGCGCCCCAGGACGAAAACCAACGAGAGGACGACGCTTCGGCGGAGAAGATGAAAGGGGGTTACGACTACGACAGCTCGGAAGAAGACGAGATCGACCGCATTAAGAAAGCCATCAAGAAAGACCTCGACAACAGGGAGTACGTGTGA
- the LOC119137073 gene encoding uncharacterized protein LOC119137073 isoform X4 produces the protein MNRYGDLDLDLECDEGDVTFQQKAALFGGMFKRSSKSSEPQDNLSVSSELSKSNDSLNDNKDKGGMFKGMFKKQPKLSKEPQEVALSQHIPELSASNDSLDDSKPSKDKSGMMSGILKKTPKRGHARRPSQDLLDIDMSASNNNVNDNAKAAVSQHNPEHSASNGIFDKSKQGKDQSGVMLKKTPKRGHARRPSQDLLDIDLSAKQNNVNDNTKESSGMFSGMFKKRTQSQDDLSENNEQSESSNNLVVNNNNSKESSGMFSGMFKKSPKLVKEKSQDDLSQSSELSASSENLFEGGTKEKGGLFSGMFKKPKHTSATRTQSQEDLTATGKLSSSSDNLAEKTWKEKSLGSKEHLMEKPKVKQNGFSAMMKNAFNYDKTEKENSDADVTEETSDTSENQTNHKQSKLAGAMNKLNPFRSEKDKESDSSDDDTPVAGDKLSSHKQNAMMGAMSKLNPFKSANKKDVEEPLEETDQQVEGKQKLKNSAVDRERKQRSETPPLPHGPTREEKTQVPVKAQAKAFEDAKDDKVMASQGRADKEAPKVPPRKPSVEELRSKAANTVVPEQGNQNQSQSDEEFLKEEDGGGGGQGNEVTPVEAKKKPKRYNPFNPRAAAKPPSYDEVLKDEAAGEAEEKSKENPKEEDGTNKPEEVKVKKPKRHNPFMPRVKNKMTQRRDEEAENEGGNRGLFERLEEFRIDPSQPEDRQDMDGLMEWWNNVESWEDTPQEDDMTDKEEAKAFAVTAEKVQKGIRVFNKLFSDRAESLWQHVINLNSMADGLDKFNKNTKIAQITGGSTSAIGGVATIAGLALAPVTFGTSLIVTAVGLGVATAGGLTSAGASISNQVNNSMDRKKVEKIVEDYQEKMADLNKCLKFIKQGIENLRRFDLIKMKNNAYNREFPVLSSSFYEDGAMAGKAILINANEIMRVVQIANVAGSTAARAVQIASMATGVLTGLFVGMDIYFVAKDSKELKKGAKSEFAGKIREVATQLHEGLVELNSIREELQCTTAPQDENQREDDASAEKMKGGYDYDSSEEDEIDRIKKAIKKDLDNREYV, from the exons ATg AATCGATACGGCGACCTTGATCTGGACTTGGAGTGCGATGAAGGAGACGTCACA TTTCAGCAAAAAGCAGCATTGTTTGGCGGCATGTTCAAGAGATCGTCCAAATCGTCTGAACCGCAG GACAACCTGTCAGTCAGCAGTGAACTGTCAAAGAGTAACGACAGTCTGAACGACAACAAG GACAAAGGCGGCATGTTTAAGGGCATGTTCAAGAAGCAGCCTAAATTGTCCAAAGAGCCACAAGAG gtggCTCTCTCACAGCACATTCCAGAGCTTTCTGCCAGCAACGACAGCTTAGATGACAGCAAGCCATCCAAG GACAAGTCTGGCATGATGAGCGGAATACTGAAAAAAACTCCCAAACGAGGACACGCACGCAGGCCCTCGCAG GATCTTCTCGACATCGACATGTCCGCCAGCAATAACAATGTGAACGACAACGCCAAG gcagcGGTCTCACAACACAATCCAGAGCATTCAGCCAGCAATGGCATCTTCGATAAAAGCAAGCAGGGCAAG GACCAATCTGGCGTGATGCTGAAAAAAACTCCTAAACGGGGACATGCACGCAGACCCTCACAG GATCTTCTCGACATTGACCTGTCCGCCAAACAGAACAATGTGAATGACAACACCAAG GAGAGCAGCGGAATGTTCAGCgggatgtttaaaaaaagaacacaatcTCAG GATGATTTGTCTGAAAACAACGAGCAGTCTGAAAGCAGCAATAATCTGGtcgtcaacaacaacaattccaAG GAGTCATCTGGAATGTTTAGCGGGATGTTTAAAAAATCACCAAAGCTGGTAAAAGAAAAGTCTCAG GATGATTTGTCTCAATCCAGCGAGCTGTCGGCCAGCAGTGAAAACCTCTTTGAGGGTGGGACTAAG GAGAAAGGAGGACTCTTTAGCGGCATGTTCAAAAAGCCCAAACACACTTCTGCAACCAGAACACAGTCTCAG GAGGACTTGACAGCAACCGGCAAGCTGTCCTCCAGCAGCGACAATCTCGCCGAGAAGACGTGGAAGGAAAAGTCGCTAGGTTCCAAAGAACACCTGATGGAGAAGCCCAAAGTCAAGCAG AACGGCTTCAGCGCCATGATGAAGAACGCCTTCAACTATGACAAAACG GAGAAGGAGAACTCCGATGCTGATGTTACTGAGGAGACGTCAGACACCAGCGAAAACCAGACTAACCATAAACAG AGTAAGCTGGCCGGTGCCATGAACAAACTGAATCCGTTCCGGTCTGAAAAGGACAAGGAAAGTGACTCCAGTGACGATGACACACCCGTCGCCGGCGACAAATTGTCCAGCCACAAACAG AACGCCATGATGGGAGCCATGTCGAAACTGAATCCATTCAAGTCTGCCAATAAA AAAGACGTGGAAGAGCCGCTCGAAGAAACTGACCAACAAGTGGAGGGGAAACAAAAA CTCAAAAATAGCGCCGTCGACAGGGAGCGAAAGCAGAGAAGTGAAACGCCGCCACTTCCGCACGGACCTACCCGAGAG GAGAAGACACAGGTTCCTGTCAAAGCCCAGGCCAAAGCATTTGAAGACGCTAAG GACGACAAGGTCATGGCGTCCCAGGGGAGGGCAGATAAGGAAGCTCCCAAAGTTCCTCCACGCAAGCCTTCCGTGGAG GAGCTCAGGAGCAAAGCAGCCAACACAGTGGTGCCGGAGCAAGGAAACCAGAATCAG agccaatcagatgaggaGTTTCTGAAAGAAgaagacggcggcggcggcggccaggGGAATGAGGTGACCCCGGTGGAG GCCAAGAAGAAACCAAAGCGCTACAACCCGTTCAATCCACGTGCTGCTGCCAAG CCTCCAAGCTACGATGAAGTGCTGAAAGACGAAGCAGCGggagaagcagaagaaaagtCCAAAGAGAATCCAAAGGAAGAGGATGGCACCAACAAACCAGAagag gTCAAAGTCAAGAAACCCAAACGCCACAATCCCTTCATGCCTCGAGTCAAG AACAAAATGACACAGAGACGCGATGAAGAGGCTGAG AACGAGGGTGGAAACCGAGGTTTGTTTGAACGGCTGGAGGAATTCCGCATTGATCCATCGCAGCCTGAAGACAGACAG GACATGGATGGTCTTATGGAGTGGTGGAACAATGTGGAGT CTTGGGAGGACACGCCTCAGGAGGACGACATGACCGATAAAGAAGAAGCGAA GGCATTTGCGGTGACGGCGGAGAAGGTTCAGAAGGGCATCCGGGTGTTCAACAAGCTGTTCTCAGATCGCGCCGAGAGCCTTTGGCAGCACGTCATCAACCTGAACAGCATGGCCGACGGCCTGGATAAATTCAACAAGAACACCAAGATTGCCCAGATTACCGGCGGCTCCACCAGCGCCATCGGCGGCGTGGCCACCATCGCCGGCCTGGCCCTGGCGCCCGTCACCTTCGGCACCTCTCTGATCGTGACGGCCGTGGGGCTGGGCGTGGCCACGGCGGGCGGCCTCACTTCGGCCGGCGCCAGCATCTCCAACCAGGTCAACAACTCCATGGACCGCAAGAAAGTCGAGAAGATTGTGGAGGACTACCAAGAGAAGATGGCGGACCTCAACAAGTGCCTCAAGTTCATCAAGCAGGGAATCGAGAACCTGCGGCGCTTCGACCTCATCAAGATGAAGAACAACGCCTACAACCGCGAATTCCCCGTGCTCAGCAGCAGCTTCTACGAGGACGGCGCCATGGCGGGCAAAGCCATCCTTATTAACGCCAACGAGATCATGCGTGTGGTGCAGATCGCCAACGTGGCGGGCAGCACAGCCGCCCGCGCTGTTCAGATTGCCAGCATGGCCACCGGTGTCCTCACGGGTCTCTTTGTGGGGATGGACATCTACTTTGTGGCCAAGGACTCCAAGGAGCTCAAGAAGGGTGCCAAGTCTGAGTTCGCCGGCAAAATACGGGAGGTGGCTACGCAGTTGCACGAAGGCCTGGTGGAGCTCAACAGCATCCGAGAGGAGCTGCAGTGCACCACCGCGCCCCAGGACGAAAACCAACGAGAGGACGACGCTTCGGCGGAGAAGATGAAAGGGGGTTACGACTACGACAGCTCGGAAGAAGACGAGATCGACCGCATTAAGAAAGCCATCAAGAAAGACCTCGACAACAGGGAGTACGTGTGA